Below is a genomic region from Rhodococcus sp. WMMA185.
CGGCGCGAGGAGTTCGCGAACCAGGCACAGGACGAGAAGCTGGCCCGCGAGCAACACGATCTGGTTACCGAGGCACTCGACGAGGCCAATCTCGAACTCGGACGTCACGAACAGGAACTGTCGAGGCTCACACCAGGAGCTGAGGCCGCCGCGCAGACATGGTTCCAGCTGTCGGCACTCGCCGAACGTGTCAACGCGACGATTCGAATCGCGCGCGAGAGGGCACGGCATCTCGATTCCGAGCCCACGGTCAGCCGCGGGCAGGATCCCGACGAGATGGAGGCTCGCGCCGAGCGGATCGCCGCAGAGGAAAGAGAACTCGTCGAAGCGGTCGAGATGGCGCGCGCGGCACTCGACGCCGCCAAGGAACAGCTTGCGCACGGCGAGCAAGCGGCAGCAGAGGCGGAACGGGCTCACATGGAGGCCGTTCGGGCGATTGCCGACCGCAGGGAGGGCCTCGCTCGATTGTCGGGGCAGGTCGACACCTTGCGGAGCCGCAGCGATTCGGTTGACGCCGAGGTCGCCCGGCTGACCGCAGCGATCGAGGAGGCGCGCCATCGCGGCGACGTTGCCCAATCCGAATTCGAGGTGGTCCAGGAAGAGATCGGCGAGCTCGACGCCGGAGAACTCGGACTCGATTCTCACCACGAGAACGCTGTCGAGGCGCTGCGCCTGATCACCGAGCGGGTGACCGAACTCCAGGCCGAGGAGAAGGTAGCCGGACAGGAGGTGGCGTCGCTACGAGCTCGAATCGACGCGCTGTCGATGAGCCTGGAGCGCAAGGATGGCCCCGGGTGGCTTGTCGAGAATCGTCGCTCCGACGGGATCCTGGGGCCGATCAGTGAACTCATCACGGTCGAGAAGGGCTACGAGGCCGCCGTCGCGGCTGCCATGGGGTCCGCAGCCGACGCTGTCGTCGCCGAGTCCTTCGACGCCGCTCGCGGCGCTGTCACTGCACTGAAGCAGAGCGACAATGGTCGGGCGTCACTGGTCATCGGGACAGATCAGCCCCCGCCTGCCGGCGGGCACCTCGAGCCGGGTGCCCGGTGGGCTGTCGACGTCATCGATTGCCCGGCCGAGCTACGAACCGGGCTGTCGGCTCTGCTGAGCGGTGTTGTCGTGGTCGATTCCCTCGACGACGCCGTCCAGGTTGTCCGGAACCGGCCCCAGGTACGTGCCGTCACCCGCGCGGGAGACCTTCTCGGGGCAGGCTGGATGAGTGGCGGATCGGATCGTCAACCCAGCACCCTCGAGATCCAGGCGGTGGTGGACAATTCGGTGCAGGAGCTGGCCCGCGCGGAACGTCGCGCCGAAGAGTTGTCGGCGGCCCTGTCGGGCGCCATCTCGGAGCAGGCCGCCCGCCAGGAGAGCGCAGAGCAGGCACTGGCCGCGCTGCACGAGTCGGACGCCGCGATGTCGGCGATCTACGAGCGGCTGGGCCGCCTCGGTCAGGCGGCACGGGCCGCGCACGCTGAGTCGGAGCGTCTCATCGCCCAACGGGACAAAGCCGAGAGCGGTCGCGAAGAGACCCTGACCGCGCTCGCCGAGCTCGAAGAGCGCCTTCGCATCGCCGAACAGGACGGGGCGTCGATCGGCGCAGAGTCGGGTGGATCAGATTCGACGAGCATCGATCGTGAAGTGGCCGCCGCGGCGCTTGCGGAAGTCCGAGCCGTGGAGATGGAAGCACGGTTGACCCTGCGCACCGCTGAGGAACGGGCTGAATCGGTCCGCGGCAAGGCGGACTCGTTGAGACGCGCCGCCCAGGTGGAACGCGACGCCCGTATCCGCGCGGAACGCGCGATGAAGGCTCGTCAGAACGCGGCGGCGGTCGCGGCGGCGGTCGCGGAGTCGGGCCAGCGGGTCGCCGATCACCTCGGTGAGGTCGTCGATGCCGCGATGGCCCACCGCGACGAACTCGCTCGTATTCGTACCGAACGCGCGGCCCTGGTCGAGGAGGTCAAGGAGCGGGTGCGTCAGCTGACCGGACAACTTGCGTCGCTCACCGATGCCGTGCACCGTGACGAGCTGGCCCGAGCCCAGGCCGCGCTGCGGATCGAACAACTCGAAGAGGCGATTCTCGAGCAGTACGGAATCGGCTTGGACGACCTGATCGCCGAATACGGCCCCGACGTGGCGCTGCCACCGTCTCCGTTGGAGATTCAAGAGTACGAGCAGGCCAAGGAACGCGGCGAGCTGGTCACGATGCCGGCGCCCATTCCCTACGATCGCGCCACCCAGGAACGGCGTGCCAAGCGTGCTGAGAAGGACTTGGCAACGCTGGGCAAGGTCAACCCGCTCGCTCTCGAGGAGTTCGCCGCACTCGAGGAGCGCTACAACTTCCTCTCGACGCAACTCGAGGACGTGAAGACAGCACGTAAGGACCTCCTCGGCGTCGTTGCGGACGTCGATGCACGCATCCTTCAGGTGTTCACCGAGGCATACGCCGATGTCGAACGCGAATTCGGGCAGGTGTTCGCGAAGCTGTTCCCAGGCGGTGAAGGAAGGCTGGTGCTCACCGATCCGTCCGACATGCTGACGACGGGTATCGAGGTCGAGGCACGTCCGCCAGGCAAGAAGGTCAAGCGGCTGTCGCTGCTGTCCGGCGGAGAGAAATCGCTGACAGCAGTGGCGATGCTGGTCGCGATCTTCCGGGCCAGGCCTTCGCCCTTCTACGTCATGGACGAGGTGGAAGCGGCACTCGACGACACGAATCTGCGTCGTCTCATCGGCCTGTTCGAACAGTTACGGGAGAAATCCCAGCTGATCGTCATCACCCACCAGAAGCCGACGATGGAGGTCGCTGACGCGCTCTACGGCGTGAGCATGCGCGGCGACGGCATCACGACAGTCATCTCGCAGCGGTTGCGTGGCCAGGACATGGCGGTCGCGCAGGCCTGACGGGCCGGCACATCCCAGGGGCCCGGTCTCGAAACTGTTCAACTTTCTCGTACTGTCTGGTCGTTGGACGACATTTGGTCCATGATCGACAAATGGATGCGGCTGTGGATGCGGTCACGAGCGTCAACGACATCTACTGGTACGGCGTGATCATATTGATCGTAGGCTTCGGCCTGTATTTCACCGTTCATTCGCGGTTCGTGCAGATCCGATTGATACCCGACATGCTGCGCTCGATCACCGAGCGCGCCGAGACGCTCCCCGACGGCACCAAGGGGATCTCGTCATTTCGTGCGTTCTCGATCTCGGCCGGGTCCCGCGTCGGTACCGGCAACATTGTCGGGGTCAGCGTCGCAATCAGCGTGGGTGGGCCGGGGGCTGTCTTCTGGATGTGGGTGATGGCGATCATCGGTGCGGCGACCGCGTTCGTGGAGTCGACCCTCGCGCAGCTGTACAAAGTGCGCGACCGTGACGGATTCCGTGGCGGTCCAGCCTATTACATGCAGCACGGGTTGGGACGCCGTTGGATGGGGATGATTTTCGCGGTCGTCATCACGCTCACCTACGGCTTCGTCTTCAACGCGGTGCAATCCAACTCGATCGTCGACGCGGCCTCGACATCGATCGGGTCGGAGGGCCTTGGCTGGGAGGCGTTGATCGGGGTGCTGGTCGCGGTGCTGACCGCGGCCGTGATCTTCGGCGGGGTGCGCCGGATCTCAGGTGTCACGGAGGTCGTGGTGCCCCTGGTCGCCGGTGCATATATCGTCCTGGCGCTGGTGGTCGTCGCACTCAACATCAGTGAGGTTCCGCGGATGTTCGAGTTGATCGTCGGGAATGCGTTCGGTTTCAGGGAAGCCGTGAGCGGTGGTTTTGCGGCTGCGTTCATCCAGGGCATCCGCCGCGGCCTGTTCTCCAATGAGGCCGGAATGGGTTCCGCGCCGAATGCCGGTGCCACCGCAGCAGTTTCACATCCCGTCAAGCAGGGGTTGGTGCAGAGCCTCGGCGTCTACTTCGACACCCTGCTGGTCTGCTCGATGACGGCGTTCATCATCTTGCTGTCGGACCCCGACTACGGAACCAAGGCCGGAGCCTCACTCACCCAGAACGCGCTGGCCGCCCAACTGGGTGGCTGGACCGTGCACTTCCTCGCGATCGCCATTTTCTTCCTGGCCTTTACCTCGGTCATCGGCAACTACTACTACGGTGAGGCCAACATCGAGTTCCTCACCGAGTCTCGACGCGTACTGCAGTTCTTCCGGGCTTTGGTCGTGGTGTGCGTGTTCGCCGGCGCCATGGGATCGCTTCCTCTCGTGTGGGAAATGGCCGATCTTTTCATGGGCGTGATGGCCACGGTCAACCTCTTGGCGCTGATGCCGCTCGGGGGTGTGGCGTTCGCGTTGTTTGCGCACTATTCGCGTCAGAAGGCGCAGGGAATCGATCCGATATTCCATCGATCCGATTTGCCGGAGGTACGTGGCGTGCAGGTGTGGGAGGATTCCGACACGCATGGCAGGGCGGTGGAGGTCGGCTGACCTTCTCGCCGAAGCCTGACAGGTGACCAAGTCCGTAGGCCTGAAACAATGGGCAATGTGACTACTGGAGCCTGGATCGCCCTCGCGGCCGTATTGGCCGTACTGCTCGTCGCCCTCGTCGTCGGGTCGGTGTTGTACCGACGTCGGCAGATCTCGCTGAAAGCGCCCGAGAAGCCGGAGCTCGGTGCTCCCGAGAAGGACCGGTCTGGCGGCTATCAGGCGGGCGGCGGGTTCAACTTCAGCCAAGGGCCCACCGCCACAGCTCCGCCGCGTGAGCCGGCGCCGCCGAAGCCGGTCGAGCCCGAGCCTCCAGTCGTGCCGGCGCCACCGGTCGAGGCGAAGCCACCGGTAGAAGCGGAGCCGGAGGTCGAACCGAAGCCATCTGTCGGGGCGGAGCCGGAGGTCACAGCGCCCGAGGCTGTGGCGCCCGAGTTTGTGGCGCCCGAGGTCGAGGCCCCAGAGCCTGCCGCCCCCGCGGAACCGGTCACCTACGAACCTGTCGTCGCACCCGAGGTGGTTCCCGAGGTCGAGGCCGAACCCGAACCGGCTCCTCCCGTCCCCGCTCTGGACGAGATTGCTCCCACGGAGGGGCGCCTCGACCGCCTGCGTGGGCGGCTGTCCCGTTCACAGTCCGCGGTCGGCAAGAGTCTGCTGGGGCTCCTGGGCGGCGGCGACCTCGACGAAGACTCCTGGGAAGAGGTGGAAGACACTCTCCTCATCGCCGATCTCGGTACAGCGACCACCACCAAGATCGTCACGTCGCTGCGAGAGCAGATGGTGTCGCGGGGTGTCCGTACCGAAGCCGAAGCCCGCGCGTTGCTGCGCGAGGTCCTGATCACAGAGTTGCGCCCTGAACTCGATCGTTCAATTCGGGCCCTCCCACACGACGACTCCCCGGCGGTCCTGCTCGTCGTCGGGGTGAACGGCACCGGCAAGACCACCACAACCGGCAAGCTCGCGCGCGTTCTCGTCGCGGACGGCAGGCGGGTGCTGCTCGGCGCCGCCGACACGTTCCGCGCCGCTGCTGCGGATCAACTTCAGACGTGGGCCGAGCGCGTGGGCGCCGAAGTGGTCCGGGGCAAGGAAGCAGCGGACCCGGCGGCCGTCGCGTTCGACTCCGTGTCCAAGGGAATCGACAGCGGCGTCGACGTCGTGCTGATCGACACCGCGGGCCGCCTGCACACCAAGACGGGGTTGATGGACGAACTCGGCAAGGTCAAGCGGGTGGTCGAGAAGAAGGCCTCCGTCGACGACGTCCTGCTGGTCCTCGACGCGACGATCGGCCAGAACGGCCTGGCCCAGGCGCGCGTATTCGCCGAGGTCGTCGACATCACGGGTGTGGTGCTCACCAAACTCGACGGCACGGCCAAGGGCGGCATCGTCTTCCAGGTCCAGCACGAGCTGGGTGTGCCGGTGAAACTGGTCGGCCTCGGTGAGGGCGCGGACGACCTCGCACCGTTCGAGCCGGAGGCGTTCGTCGACGCGCTGCTCGGCTGACAGCCAGCGACAGGTGGAAACCGACCTCCCGGAACCTCTGGTGAAACCTGCACGCAACATAACCCGCCGCTGCGTTCACGTGCGTGCAACAGTTCGGTGGCAAATCCGAAACACTGCGAAACCAAACTACTCCTGACCGCGCGCGGCCCAGCGCGCAACAGGAGGTAGTGGTGAGTCCCGACGAATTGTTGGCAAACTCTGGCAATGCCGCGTGGATGCTGATGTCAGCGTCCCTAGTCCTATTGATGACGCCCGGCCTGGCGTTCTTCTACGGCGGCATGTCCCGGTCCAAGTCCGTGTTGAACATGATGATGATGTCATTCGGCGCAATGGCAGTCGTTGCTATTGTGTACGTGCTGTGGGGCTGGTCGATGTCCTACGGCACCGAGGACATCGGCGGAATCTTCGCGAATCCGTTCGAGTTCTTCGGGTTGAAGGACACCATTACCGATGCGGACGGCAACTTCATCGCCGGCGCCTTCGGTTACCCCAATGTGATC
It encodes:
- the smc gene encoding chromosome segregation protein SMC; the encoded protein is MHLKSLTLKGFKSFASATTLRFEPGITCVVGPNGSGKSNVVDALTWVMGEQGAKALRGGKMEDVIFAGTAGRSPLGRAEVTLTIDNSDGALPIDYSEVSITRRMFRDGAGEYEINGSSCRLMDVQELLSDSGIGREMHVIVGQGRLAAILESRPEDRRTFIEEAAGVLKHRKRKEKAVRKLDAMQANLARLNDLTAELRRQLKPLGRQAEVARRAQTVQADLRDAKLRLAADDLVARREEFANQAQDEKLAREQHDLVTEALDEANLELGRHEQELSRLTPGAEAAAQTWFQLSALAERVNATIRIARERARHLDSEPTVSRGQDPDEMEARAERIAAEERELVEAVEMARAALDAAKEQLAHGEQAAAEAERAHMEAVRAIADRREGLARLSGQVDTLRSRSDSVDAEVARLTAAIEEARHRGDVAQSEFEVVQEEIGELDAGELGLDSHHENAVEALRLITERVTELQAEEKVAGQEVASLRARIDALSMSLERKDGPGWLVENRRSDGILGPISELITVEKGYEAAVAAAMGSAADAVVAESFDAARGAVTALKQSDNGRASLVIGTDQPPPAGGHLEPGARWAVDVIDCPAELRTGLSALLSGVVVVDSLDDAVQVVRNRPQVRAVTRAGDLLGAGWMSGGSDRQPSTLEIQAVVDNSVQELARAERRAEELSAALSGAISEQAARQESAEQALAALHESDAAMSAIYERLGRLGQAARAAHAESERLIAQRDKAESGREETLTALAELEERLRIAEQDGASIGAESGGSDSTSIDREVAAAALAEVRAVEMEARLTLRTAEERAESVRGKADSLRRAAQVERDARIRAERAMKARQNAAAVAAAVAESGQRVADHLGEVVDAAMAHRDELARIRTERAALVEEVKERVRQLTGQLASLTDAVHRDELARAQAALRIEQLEEAILEQYGIGLDDLIAEYGPDVALPPSPLEIQEYEQAKERGELVTMPAPIPYDRATQERRAKRAEKDLATLGKVNPLALEEFAALEERYNFLSTQLEDVKTARKDLLGVVADVDARILQVFTEAYADVEREFGQVFAKLFPGGEGRLVLTDPSDMLTTGIEVEARPPGKKVKRLSLLSGGEKSLTAVAMLVAIFRARPSPFYVMDEVEAALDDTNLRRLIGLFEQLREKSQLIVITHQKPTMEVADALYGVSMRGDGITTVISQRLRGQDMAVAQA
- a CDS encoding alanine/glycine:cation symporter family protein, translating into MDAAVDAVTSVNDIYWYGVIILIVGFGLYFTVHSRFVQIRLIPDMLRSITERAETLPDGTKGISSFRAFSISAGSRVGTGNIVGVSVAISVGGPGAVFWMWVMAIIGAATAFVESTLAQLYKVRDRDGFRGGPAYYMQHGLGRRWMGMIFAVVITLTYGFVFNAVQSNSIVDAASTSIGSEGLGWEALIGVLVAVLTAAVIFGGVRRISGVTEVVVPLVAGAYIVLALVVVALNISEVPRMFELIVGNAFGFREAVSGGFAAAFIQGIRRGLFSNEAGMGSAPNAGATAAVSHPVKQGLVQSLGVYFDTLLVCSMTAFIILLSDPDYGTKAGASLTQNALAAQLGGWTVHFLAIAIFFLAFTSVIGNYYYGEANIEFLTESRRVLQFFRALVVVCVFAGAMGSLPLVWEMADLFMGVMATVNLLALMPLGGVAFALFAHYSRQKAQGIDPIFHRSDLPEVRGVQVWEDSDTHGRAVEVG
- the ftsY gene encoding signal recognition particle-docking protein FtsY gives rise to the protein MGNVTTGAWIALAAVLAVLLVALVVGSVLYRRRQISLKAPEKPELGAPEKDRSGGYQAGGGFNFSQGPTATAPPREPAPPKPVEPEPPVVPAPPVEAKPPVEAEPEVEPKPSVGAEPEVTAPEAVAPEFVAPEVEAPEPAAPAEPVTYEPVVAPEVVPEVEAEPEPAPPVPALDEIAPTEGRLDRLRGRLSRSQSAVGKSLLGLLGGGDLDEDSWEEVEDTLLIADLGTATTTKIVTSLREQMVSRGVRTEAEARALLREVLITELRPELDRSIRALPHDDSPAVLLVVGVNGTGKTTTTGKLARVLVADGRRVLLGAADTFRAAAADQLQTWAERVGAEVVRGKEAADPAAVAFDSVSKGIDSGVDVVLIDTAGRLHTKTGLMDELGKVKRVVEKKASVDDVLLVLDATIGQNGLAQARVFAEVVDITGVVLTKLDGTAKGGIVFQVQHELGVPVKLVGLGEGADDLAPFEPEAFVDALLG